Proteins encoded together in one Planctopirus ephydatiae window:
- a CDS encoding GNAT family N-acetyltransferase has protein sequence MIAELWNSAELGRGAVIMHGTDELDFFVLSQPHFDRNGLILAFVDGQPAGFVHAGFGVGSNRTTVDSTTGVICALVVHPAFRGRGIGRALVQQAESYLLSHGAQVLLAGPADPFNPYWSGLYGGSEASGFLESDVLSKPFFTSLGYRPQSMIGVFQRVIGQRDPINVRLMRVRRSTELRLLEDPVPRDFWTLTNRGRLETARLGLVLKKQELPVGWVTICGLDMYSSKWQQRAIGLHGIHVAPEHRRQGYGQALLCDVSKQLKDDQVDLMEAHANMEDPAAMAVLISSGFQLIDTGIVYRKA, from the coding sequence GTGATAGCCGAACTATGGAATAGTGCCGAGCTGGGTCGTGGTGCGGTGATCATGCACGGAACAGACGAGCTCGACTTTTTTGTACTCTCGCAGCCTCACTTTGACCGGAATGGCTTAATCCTGGCGTTTGTGGATGGTCAGCCGGCTGGCTTCGTCCATGCGGGCTTTGGTGTCGGCAGCAATCGCACCACGGTGGACTCGACGACCGGTGTAATCTGTGCTCTGGTCGTGCACCCGGCTTTTCGCGGGCGCGGGATTGGACGAGCGCTGGTCCAGCAGGCAGAAAGTTATCTTCTCTCGCACGGTGCCCAGGTTTTACTGGCCGGGCCGGCAGACCCATTCAATCCTTACTGGAGTGGTCTGTATGGTGGCAGCGAAGCCTCTGGATTTCTGGAATCGGATGTTCTCTCAAAGCCGTTTTTTACATCCCTCGGTTATCGTCCACAGAGCATGATCGGGGTGTTCCAGCGAGTGATTGGTCAGCGAGATCCGATCAATGTGCGGCTGATGCGCGTCCGCCGATCGACCGAATTGCGATTGCTGGAGGATCCAGTCCCTCGCGATTTCTGGACGCTGACCAATCGAGGTCGTCTGGAAACGGCCAGGCTGGGACTGGTCCTCAAAAAACAGGAGTTACCTGTCGGCTGGGTGACCATCTGCGGGCTCGATATGTATTCGAGCAAATGGCAACAGCGGGCGATTGGTCTGCATGGGATTCATGTGGCTCCTGAACATCGCCGGCAAGGCTATGGACAGGCTCTGTTATGCGATGTCAGCAAACAACTCAAAGATGACCAGGTCGACCTGATGGAGGCTCACGCCAACATGGAAGACCCGGCTGCGATGGCAGTGCTGATTTCGAGTGGCTTTCAGTTAATTGATACGGGAATCGTCTATCGCAAAGCCTGA
- a CDS encoding transketolase family protein: protein MTIGQAAGLKLGKAVRDAFGTALKELGNEFPTVVTVDGDVGNSTRTEVFAKAFPERGFNVGIAESNMVGVAAGLAAAGKIPVVSSFAAFLTCNAYDQIRMCVAYPHLNVKMVGSHAGISIGEDGASQMAIEDIALMSALPGVAVVVPADAPSTKHLVKGMLEHKGPVYMRCGRIDVPEIYGPDSVLTIGKANQLRDGKNLTIIANGLMVGIALDAAVALEAKGITARVLDLHTVSPIDQEAIVKAVKETGRLVVAEEHLPHGGVGSAVASVTAQLAPCPIEFVNIGNTYAESGDPEGLLKKYGLTAEAIVAAAEKVCSR, encoded by the coding sequence ATGACTATCGGACAAGCAGCCGGTCTGAAGCTGGGCAAAGCCGTACGCGATGCGTTCGGAACCGCGCTGAAAGAACTGGGCAATGAATTTCCCACTGTCGTGACTGTCGATGGCGACGTGGGTAACTCCACACGCACGGAAGTCTTTGCCAAAGCGTTCCCTGAGCGTGGATTCAACGTTGGTATTGCCGAGAGCAATATGGTGGGCGTGGCGGCTGGTCTGGCTGCTGCCGGCAAGATCCCGGTGGTCTCCAGCTTCGCTGCCTTCCTGACTTGCAATGCCTACGACCAGATTCGTATGTGCGTGGCTTACCCGCATCTCAATGTGAAGATGGTGGGTTCTCACGCGGGGATTTCGATTGGCGAAGACGGAGCCTCGCAAATGGCCATTGAAGACATCGCCTTGATGTCGGCTTTGCCAGGTGTGGCAGTCGTTGTCCCTGCCGATGCTCCGAGCACCAAGCACCTTGTGAAAGGCATGCTCGAGCACAAGGGCCCGGTCTACATGCGTTGTGGCCGTATCGATGTGCCTGAAATCTATGGCCCGGATTCGGTACTGACAATTGGCAAAGCCAATCAGCTGCGGGATGGTAAGAACCTCACCATCATTGCTAATGGCCTGATGGTAGGTATTGCTCTCGATGCAGCTGTCGCACTTGAAGCCAAGGGAATCACGGCTCGCGTGCTCGATCTCCATACTGTTTCACCGATTGACCAGGAAGCGATCGTGAAGGCAGTCAAAGAGACTGGTCGCCTGGTCGTTGCCGAAGAACACCTGCCACATGGCGGTGTGGGTTCGGCTGTGGCGTCAGTCACTGCCCAGTTGGCACCTTGCCCGATTGAATTCGTCAACATCGGCAACACTTATGCCGAGAGTGGCGATCCGGAAGGCCTGCTCAAGAAGTACGGTCTGACTGCCGAAGCGATCGTGGCTGCTGCTGAGAAGGTTTGCAGCCGCTAA
- a CDS encoding transketolase, with the protein MAIFKPLSLDEMKAKTKVLRRHIVRMTTEAGSGHPSSSMSAVEMVTALFFGGFMQHDPAQPRWNNRDRFILSKGHAVPVLYAALAECGYFPVEELMTLRKLGSRLEGHPNMKRLDCIEASTGSLGQGLSVGVGHALACHMDGLSAHTYVMLGDGEMGEGQVWEALASAEKYKLANLTAIVDQNGYQQTGATKDVLKLTEFQPKIEAFGWHVQTINGNDIEQVIAALTIARSIKDRPTAIVSQTQKGFGILPILAPTGDLNYHGKPLSKELAEKALALLAD; encoded by the coding sequence GTGGCCATTTTCAAGCCGCTGTCGCTGGACGAGATGAAAGCCAAAACCAAGGTGCTGCGTCGACACATTGTCCGCATGACCACCGAAGCTGGCAGTGGCCATCCCAGCAGTAGTATGTCTGCCGTGGAGATGGTGACCGCACTGTTTTTTGGCGGGTTTATGCAGCACGACCCTGCACAGCCTCGCTGGAATAACCGTGACCGCTTCATTCTCAGCAAGGGGCATGCAGTTCCCGTGCTCTATGCCGCCTTGGCAGAATGTGGTTACTTCCCTGTCGAAGAACTGATGACACTCCGCAAGCTGGGAAGCCGGCTCGAAGGTCATCCCAATATGAAGCGACTCGATTGCATCGAAGCTTCAACGGGCTCGCTGGGGCAAGGTCTTTCCGTCGGCGTTGGACATGCACTGGCCTGCCACATGGATGGTCTTTCAGCTCATACCTACGTCATGCTCGGTGATGGGGAAATGGGTGAAGGCCAGGTTTGGGAAGCTCTCGCTTCGGCTGAAAAGTACAAGCTGGCGAACCTGACGGCGATTGTTGATCAGAACGGCTATCAGCAGACGGGAGCCACCAAAGATGTTCTCAAGCTCACCGAATTCCAACCCAAGATTGAAGCTTTCGGCTGGCACGTTCAGACCATTAACGGCAACGATATCGAGCAGGTGATCGCCGCTCTGACGATCGCCCGTTCGATCAAAGATCGTCCGACAGCGATTGTCTCGCAGACACAGAAGGGCTTTGGCATCCTGCCGATCCTGGCCCCCACCGGCGATCTGAACTATCACGGCAAGCCACTTTCCAAAGAGCTGGCCGAAAAGGCATTGGCTCTGCTGGCTGATTAG
- a CDS encoding carbon storage regulator yields MLVLSRKKLESIVIDEQIIITVVEIRGDKVRLGIEAPRDISIKRCELEDRHQSEPPVAGEAADNGGQPVPDHSPLEKAQNSPAA; encoded by the coding sequence ATGTTGGTTCTCTCACGAAAAAAGCTTGAAAGCATTGTAATTGATGAGCAGATCATCATTACTGTGGTCGAGATTCGGGGAGACAAAGTCCGGCTGGGGATCGAGGCCCCCCGGGACATTTCCATCAAGCGCTGCGAACTCGAGGATCGCCATCAGTCTGAGCCTCCCGTCGCGGGTGAAGCTGCCGACAATGGCGGTCAGCCAGTGCCCGATCATTCGCCACTGGAAAAAGCTCAGAATTCACCAGCCGCCTGA
- a CDS encoding M14 family metallopeptidase — protein sequence MATHPASTFSPDHAAARQRFQQSASRLGWRLESYSIGLHGPTGEELEFDVAISQGEVTDKVLVVSSGLHGVEGFFGSAVQVACMEHWLSTEPPNVKCVFLHGLNPYGFTWLRRFDESNVDPNRNFLLPGEHFEGAPDGYQQLDRFLNPRHFPSSWEPFTLKALWLITRYGMPALRQSIAGGQYTFPQGLFFGGDGPSRSQQILREHMPRWLNGCRQVVHLDFHTGLGRFGTHKLLIDYPLNEAQRNWFSHWFGTDSFEAIDSAEMAYEARGGFGRWCTSQGLAANYLFACAEFGTYGGIQVLAGLRAENQAHHWGSPNDPSTIRAKRRLMELFCPASPTWRSQCVRSGQLLIDRALQGLLQS from the coding sequence ATGGCAACTCATCCTGCATCGACATTTTCTCCTGATCATGCCGCCGCCCGGCAGCGATTTCAGCAATCAGCGTCTCGGCTCGGCTGGAGGTTGGAGTCCTATTCGATCGGTCTTCATGGCCCGACTGGCGAAGAGTTAGAGTTCGACGTCGCCATCTCACAGGGCGAAGTGACCGACAAGGTCCTGGTGGTTTCATCGGGTCTGCATGGCGTCGAAGGATTTTTTGGATCTGCCGTGCAGGTGGCCTGTATGGAGCATTGGCTCAGTACAGAACCTCCCAACGTGAAATGCGTTTTTCTCCATGGGCTCAACCCCTATGGATTTACCTGGCTTCGTCGCTTCGATGAAAGCAATGTAGACCCCAATCGCAACTTTCTGCTTCCTGGCGAACACTTCGAGGGCGCTCCCGATGGTTATCAGCAGCTGGATCGATTTCTGAACCCGCGACATTTCCCATCATCATGGGAACCATTCACCTTAAAAGCTTTGTGGCTGATTACTCGATACGGCATGCCGGCACTGAGACAGTCGATTGCCGGCGGACAATACACGTTCCCTCAAGGTCTTTTCTTCGGTGGAGATGGGCCATCCCGCTCACAGCAAATTTTACGCGAACACATGCCACGCTGGCTCAATGGATGCCGGCAGGTCGTTCATCTCGACTTCCATACGGGATTAGGCCGCTTTGGTACTCACAAACTGTTGATCGATTACCCTTTGAATGAAGCGCAGCGAAACTGGTTCTCCCACTGGTTCGGTACAGATTCCTTTGAAGCCATCGACTCGGCTGAGATGGCTTACGAGGCCCGCGGTGGATTTGGCCGCTGGTGTACATCGCAAGGATTAGCTGCCAACTACCTATTTGCCTGTGCTGAGTTCGGTACTTACGGTGGGATTCAGGTTCTTGCTGGCTTAAGGGCTGAGAATCAGGCTCACCATTGGGGCAGCCCGAATGATCCATCGACCATCCGGGCGAAACGACGCTTGATGGAGCTGTTTTGCCCGGCGTCGCCAACCTGGCGATCCCAATGTGTCAGGTCTGGTCAGTTATTGATTGACCGAGCCCTGCAAGGATTATTGCAATCATGA